A window of Hippoglossus stenolepis isolate QCI-W04-F060 chromosome 18, HSTE1.2, whole genome shotgun sequence contains these coding sequences:
- the LOC118125450 gene encoding bone morphogenetic protein 1 isoform X1 — MSVAAATLLLLLCSMCDSLDADWEFVETNFTDLSDAIDYKDPCKAAAFLGDIALDEDDLRMFREVRSLQPNRTHSGNSSTSNESIRSKRAAKGILRRLRRAATSRAERVWPDGIIPYAISGNFSGSQRAIFRQAMRHWEKHTCVTFTERTTEESYIVFTYRPCGCCSYVGRRGSGPQAISIGKNCDKFGIVVHELGHVIGFWHEHTRPDRDEHVSIIRDNIQPGQEYNFLKMEPGEVNSLGEVYDFGSIMHYARNTFSRGIFLDTILPRYDVNGVRPPIGQRTRLSKGDIAQARKLYKCAKCGESLQDSSGNFSSPGFPNGYSAYSHCVWRISVTPGEKIVLNFTSMDLFRSNLCWYDHVEVRDGFWRKAPLKGRFCGDTLPDPIVSTDSQLWIEFRSSSSWLGKGFSAVYEAICGGEVTRDSGQIQSPNYPDDYQSNKVCVWKITVAEGFNVGLSFQSFETERHDSCAYDYVEVRDGGSENSPLLGHFCGYDKPDDIKSSSDQLWLKFVSDGSVNKAGFAANFFKEMDECSRPDNGHCEQRCQNTLGSYRCACDPGYELAADRHSCETAACGGFITVLNGSLTTPGWPKEYPPNKNCVWQLVAPIQYRITLVFDVFEAEGNDVCKYDYVEVRSGLSSDSKLHGKFCGADKPEVITSQHNNMRIEFKSDNTVSKRGFKAHFFSDIDECSDDNGGCQHECVNTFGSYSCQCRGGFMLHDNKHDCKEAGCDHVVNSASGIISSPNWPDRYPSKKACTWSLSTTPGHRIKLVFNELEMEAHLECAYDHLEIFDGRDPRAPSLGRFCGTKKPSPVVSSGNKLFLRFSSDNSVQKRGFEVSYRAGCGGSLKAEVKTKDLFSHAQFGDNNYPSGSDCLWVVTAEKGYGVEIIFRVFEIEEEADCGYDYVELYDGADMKSPRLGRYCGSGAPEEVYSAGDAIILKFHSDDSINKKGFHVRYTSTKFQDTLHASK; from the exons ATGTCAGTGGCAGCTGcgactcttctgctcctgctctgctccatgTGTGATTCTCTGGACGCTGACTGGGAGTTTGTGGAAACTAATTTTACGGACCTCAGTGATGCAATCGATTACAAGGATCCCTGCAAAGCTG CTGCCTTTCTGGGAGACATTGCTCTGGATGAAGATGACCTCCGCATGTTCAGAGAGGTCCGCAGCCTCCAGCCCAACCGAACACACTCAG GCAACAGTTCCACCTCCAACGAGAGCATCAGGAGTAAAAGAGCGGCAAAGGGGATCCTCCGTCGTCTGAGGAGAGCGGCCACCTCCAGGGCCGAGCGAGTGTGGCCCGACGGCATCATACCGTATGCCATCAGTGGGAATTTTAGTG GCAGTCAGAGAGCCATTTTCCGTCAGGCGATGCGTCACTGGGAGAAACACACTTGCGTAACCTTCACTGAGAGGACGACCGAGGAGAGCTACATCGTCTTCACCTACAGGCCGTGTGG gtgtTGCTCCTACGTGGGGAGGAGAGGCAGCGGCCCCCAGGCCATCTCCATAGGGAAGAACTGCGATAAGTTTGGCATCGTGGTGCATGAGCTCGGCCACGTGATCGGCTTCTGGCACGAACACACGCGCCCGGACCGTGACGAGCACGTAAGCATCATCAGAGACAACATCCAGCCAG gacAGGAGTATAACTTCCTGAAGATGGAACCGGGCGAGGTCAACTCACTGGGGGAAGTGTACGACTTTGGCAGCATCATGCATTATGCAAGGAACACATTTTCCAG AGGAATCTTCTTAGACACGATCTTGCCCCGTTACGATGTGAACGGAGTCAGGCCCCCGATTGGACAGAGGACCAGGCTCAGCAAAGGGGACATTGCACAAGCTCGCAAACTCTACAAATGTGCAA AGTGCGGCGAGAGCCTGCAGGACAGTTCTGGAAACTTCTCATCTCCTGGTTTCCCCAACGGCTACTCGGCGTACTCTCACTGCGTCTGGAGGATTTCTGTCACTCCTGGAGAGAAG ATCGTTCTGAACTTCACCTCCATGGACCTCTTCAGGAGTAACTTGTGTTGGTACGACCACGTGGAGGTCCGAGACGGCTTCTGGAGAAAAGCTCCACTGAAAG GTCGTTTCTGTGGAGACACACTTCCAGATCCCATCGTCTCCACTGACAGTCAACTGTGGATTGAattcaggagcagcagcagctggctgGGCAAAGGCTTTTCCGCCGTTTATGAAG CCATCTGTGGGGGAGAGGTGACGCGGGACAGTGGCCAGATCCAGTCCCCCAATTATCCCGATGACTACCAGTCCAATAAAGTGTGCGTGTGGAAAATCACAGTGGCAGAGGGCTTCAATGTCGGCCTCTCATTCCAGTCGTTTGAG ACTGAGAGACACGACAGCTGCGCCTACGACTACGTGGAGGTGAGGGACGGCGGCTCGGAGAACAGCCCGCTGCTCGGCCACTTCTGTGGCTATGACAAACCGGACGACATCAAGAGCAGCTCCGACCAGCTCTGGCTGAAGTTCGTGTCTGACGGATCGGTCAACAAAGCCGGATTTGCAGCCAACTTTTTCAAAG AGATGGACGAGTGCTCCCGACCCGACAACGGTCACTGCGAGCAGCGCTGTCAGAACACGCTGGGCAGCTACAGGTGTGCCTGCGACCCGGGATATGAGCTGGCGGCCGACAGACACAGCTGTGAGA CAGCTGCCTGCGGTGGGTTCATCACCGTGCTGAACGGCTCGCTCACCACCCCCGGCTGGCCCAAAGAGTACCCACCCAACAAGAACTGTGTGTGGCAGCTGGTGGCGCCCATCCAGTACCGCATCACCCTGGTGTTCGACGTGTTCGAGGCCGAAGGGAACGAT GTGTGTAAATATGATTATGTGGAGGTGCGCAGCGGCTTGAGCTCAGACTCAAAGCTTCATGGGAAGTTCTGCGGAGCGGACAAACCCGAGGTCATCACCtcccaacacaacaacatgaggaTTGAGTTCAAGTCGGACAACACCGTGTCCAAGAGGGGCTTCAAGGCTCACTTCTTCTCCG ATATAGACGAGTGCTCCGATGACAATGGCGGCTGCCAGCACGAGTGCGTGAACACCTTCGGGAGCTACAGCTGTCAGTGCCGCGGGGGCTTCATGCTGCACGATAACAAACACGACTGCAAGGAAG ccGGTTGTGATCATGTTGTGAACAGTGCGTCGGGAATCATCAGCAGCCCCAACTGGCCTGACAGATATCCCAGCAAGAAGGCCTGCACCTGGTCTCTGTCCACAACCCCGGGCCACCGCATCAAACTC GTTTTCAACGAGCTCGAGATGGAGGCCCATCTAGAGTGCGCCTACGACCATCTGGAGATCTTCGACGGGCGAGACCCCCGCGCCCCGAGTCTCGGACGCTTCTGCGGCACCAAGAAACCTTCTCCGGTCGTCTCCAGTGGCAACAAACTGTTTCTGCGGTTTTCCTCAGACAACTCGGTGCAGAAAAGAGGCTTCGAGGTTTCATACAGAGCAG GATGTGGAGGGAGCCTGAAAGCCGAGGTCAAGACAAAAGATCTGTTCTCTCATGCACAGTTTGGAGATAACAACTATCCCAGTGGCTCTGACTGTCTGTGGGTGGTCACTGCCGAGAAGGGCTACGGAGTGGAGATCATCTTCCGAGTGTTTGAGATCGAGGAGGAGGCCGACTGCGGGTATGACTACGTGGAGCTGTACGACGGCGCCGACATGAAGTCCCCGCGGCTGGGACGATACTGTGGATCTGGG GCTCCAGAAGAGGTCTATTCAGCTGGAGACGCCATCATTTTAAAGTTTCACTCTGACGACAGCATCAACAAAAAGGGCTTTCACGTACGCTACACGAGCACCAAGTTCCAGGACACGTTACACGCAAGCAAGTGA
- the LOC118125450 gene encoding bone morphogenetic protein 1 isoform X2: MSVAAATLLLLLCSMCDSLDADWEFVETNFTDLSDAIDYKDPCKAAAFLGDIALDEDDLRMFREVRSLQPNRTHSGNSSTSNESIRSKRAAKGILRRLRRAATSRAERVWPDGIIPYAISGNFSGSQRAIFRQAMRHWEKHTCVTFTERTTEESYIVFTYRPCGCCSYVGRRGSGPQAISIGKNCDKFGIVVHELGHVIGFWHEHTRPDRDEHVSIIRDNIQPGQEYNFLKMEPGEVNSLGEVYDFGSIMHYARNTFSRGIFLDTILPRYDVNGVRPPIGQRTRLSKGDIAQARKLYKCAKCGESLQDSSGNFSSPGFPNGYSAYSHCVWRISVTPGEKIVLNFTSMDLFRSNLCWYDHVEVRDGFWRKAPLKGRFCGDTLPDPIVSTDSQLWIEFRSSSSWLGKGFSAVYEAICGGEVTRDSGQIQSPNYPDDYQSNKVCVWKITVAEGFNVGLSFQSFETERHDSCAYDYVEVRDGGSENSPLLGHFCGYDKPDDIKSSSDQLWLKFVSDGSVNKAGFAANFFKEMDECSRPDNGHCEQRCQNTLGSYRCACDPGYELAADRHSCETACGGFITVLNGSLTTPGWPKEYPPNKNCVWQLVAPIQYRITLVFDVFEAEGNDVCKYDYVEVRSGLSSDSKLHGKFCGADKPEVITSQHNNMRIEFKSDNTVSKRGFKAHFFSDIDECSDDNGGCQHECVNTFGSYSCQCRGGFMLHDNKHDCKEAGCDHVVNSASGIISSPNWPDRYPSKKACTWSLSTTPGHRIKLVFNELEMEAHLECAYDHLEIFDGRDPRAPSLGRFCGTKKPSPVVSSGNKLFLRFSSDNSVQKRGFEVSYRAGCGGSLKAEVKTKDLFSHAQFGDNNYPSGSDCLWVVTAEKGYGVEIIFRVFEIEEEADCGYDYVELYDGADMKSPRLGRYCGSGAPEEVYSAGDAIILKFHSDDSINKKGFHVRYTSTKFQDTLHASK, translated from the exons ATGTCAGTGGCAGCTGcgactcttctgctcctgctctgctccatgTGTGATTCTCTGGACGCTGACTGGGAGTTTGTGGAAACTAATTTTACGGACCTCAGTGATGCAATCGATTACAAGGATCCCTGCAAAGCTG CTGCCTTTCTGGGAGACATTGCTCTGGATGAAGATGACCTCCGCATGTTCAGAGAGGTCCGCAGCCTCCAGCCCAACCGAACACACTCAG GCAACAGTTCCACCTCCAACGAGAGCATCAGGAGTAAAAGAGCGGCAAAGGGGATCCTCCGTCGTCTGAGGAGAGCGGCCACCTCCAGGGCCGAGCGAGTGTGGCCCGACGGCATCATACCGTATGCCATCAGTGGGAATTTTAGTG GCAGTCAGAGAGCCATTTTCCGTCAGGCGATGCGTCACTGGGAGAAACACACTTGCGTAACCTTCACTGAGAGGACGACCGAGGAGAGCTACATCGTCTTCACCTACAGGCCGTGTGG gtgtTGCTCCTACGTGGGGAGGAGAGGCAGCGGCCCCCAGGCCATCTCCATAGGGAAGAACTGCGATAAGTTTGGCATCGTGGTGCATGAGCTCGGCCACGTGATCGGCTTCTGGCACGAACACACGCGCCCGGACCGTGACGAGCACGTAAGCATCATCAGAGACAACATCCAGCCAG gacAGGAGTATAACTTCCTGAAGATGGAACCGGGCGAGGTCAACTCACTGGGGGAAGTGTACGACTTTGGCAGCATCATGCATTATGCAAGGAACACATTTTCCAG AGGAATCTTCTTAGACACGATCTTGCCCCGTTACGATGTGAACGGAGTCAGGCCCCCGATTGGACAGAGGACCAGGCTCAGCAAAGGGGACATTGCACAAGCTCGCAAACTCTACAAATGTGCAA AGTGCGGCGAGAGCCTGCAGGACAGTTCTGGAAACTTCTCATCTCCTGGTTTCCCCAACGGCTACTCGGCGTACTCTCACTGCGTCTGGAGGATTTCTGTCACTCCTGGAGAGAAG ATCGTTCTGAACTTCACCTCCATGGACCTCTTCAGGAGTAACTTGTGTTGGTACGACCACGTGGAGGTCCGAGACGGCTTCTGGAGAAAAGCTCCACTGAAAG GTCGTTTCTGTGGAGACACACTTCCAGATCCCATCGTCTCCACTGACAGTCAACTGTGGATTGAattcaggagcagcagcagctggctgGGCAAAGGCTTTTCCGCCGTTTATGAAG CCATCTGTGGGGGAGAGGTGACGCGGGACAGTGGCCAGATCCAGTCCCCCAATTATCCCGATGACTACCAGTCCAATAAAGTGTGCGTGTGGAAAATCACAGTGGCAGAGGGCTTCAATGTCGGCCTCTCATTCCAGTCGTTTGAG ACTGAGAGACACGACAGCTGCGCCTACGACTACGTGGAGGTGAGGGACGGCGGCTCGGAGAACAGCCCGCTGCTCGGCCACTTCTGTGGCTATGACAAACCGGACGACATCAAGAGCAGCTCCGACCAGCTCTGGCTGAAGTTCGTGTCTGACGGATCGGTCAACAAAGCCGGATTTGCAGCCAACTTTTTCAAAG AGATGGACGAGTGCTCCCGACCCGACAACGGTCACTGCGAGCAGCGCTGTCAGAACACGCTGGGCAGCTACAGGTGTGCCTGCGACCCGGGATATGAGCTGGCGGCCGACAGACACAGCTGTGAGA CTGCCTGCGGTGGGTTCATCACCGTGCTGAACGGCTCGCTCACCACCCCCGGCTGGCCCAAAGAGTACCCACCCAACAAGAACTGTGTGTGGCAGCTGGTGGCGCCCATCCAGTACCGCATCACCCTGGTGTTCGACGTGTTCGAGGCCGAAGGGAACGAT GTGTGTAAATATGATTATGTGGAGGTGCGCAGCGGCTTGAGCTCAGACTCAAAGCTTCATGGGAAGTTCTGCGGAGCGGACAAACCCGAGGTCATCACCtcccaacacaacaacatgaggaTTGAGTTCAAGTCGGACAACACCGTGTCCAAGAGGGGCTTCAAGGCTCACTTCTTCTCCG ATATAGACGAGTGCTCCGATGACAATGGCGGCTGCCAGCACGAGTGCGTGAACACCTTCGGGAGCTACAGCTGTCAGTGCCGCGGGGGCTTCATGCTGCACGATAACAAACACGACTGCAAGGAAG ccGGTTGTGATCATGTTGTGAACAGTGCGTCGGGAATCATCAGCAGCCCCAACTGGCCTGACAGATATCCCAGCAAGAAGGCCTGCACCTGGTCTCTGTCCACAACCCCGGGCCACCGCATCAAACTC GTTTTCAACGAGCTCGAGATGGAGGCCCATCTAGAGTGCGCCTACGACCATCTGGAGATCTTCGACGGGCGAGACCCCCGCGCCCCGAGTCTCGGACGCTTCTGCGGCACCAAGAAACCTTCTCCGGTCGTCTCCAGTGGCAACAAACTGTTTCTGCGGTTTTCCTCAGACAACTCGGTGCAGAAAAGAGGCTTCGAGGTTTCATACAGAGCAG GATGTGGAGGGAGCCTGAAAGCCGAGGTCAAGACAAAAGATCTGTTCTCTCATGCACAGTTTGGAGATAACAACTATCCCAGTGGCTCTGACTGTCTGTGGGTGGTCACTGCCGAGAAGGGCTACGGAGTGGAGATCATCTTCCGAGTGTTTGAGATCGAGGAGGAGGCCGACTGCGGGTATGACTACGTGGAGCTGTACGACGGCGCCGACATGAAGTCCCCGCGGCTGGGACGATACTGTGGATCTGGG GCTCCAGAAGAGGTCTATTCAGCTGGAGACGCCATCATTTTAAAGTTTCACTCTGACGACAGCATCAACAAAAAGGGCTTTCACGTACGCTACACGAGCACCAAGTTCCAGGACACGTTACACGCAAGCAAGTGA